The following coding sequences are from one Dromaius novaehollandiae isolate bDroNov1 chromosome 22, bDroNov1.hap1, whole genome shotgun sequence window:
- the CD79B gene encoding B-cell antigen receptor complex-associated protein beta chain isoform X1: MAAVLKRLWVLQANLWLIALVTGGISAAENSTGNNTTGTACPKSRQHPRYVAAKRNMPVHFICYSPEPQHMQWYKMVEGNNHLYELDGITSRFSVERKDNFINLTIFRITYEDNGIYVCDSKNLTEENKQAHACGTELRVVGHSNIQQVQSRNTLKDAIIIIQSILLVIFISVPMLLFLDKGEGKESPEEDHTYEGLEVEQMATYEDITPFRDVKAKWMVGEHPGEE, translated from the exons ATGGCTGCTGTTTTGAAGAGGCTCTGGGTGCTCCAGGCGAACCTCTGGCTGATAGCCCTGGTTACAG GTGGGATCTCAGCAGCCGAAAACAGCACCGGGAACAACACAA CAGGCACGGCGTGCCCCAAGTCCCGCCAGCACCCACGCTACGTGGCGGCCAAGAGGAACATGCCCGTCCACTTCATCTGCTACTCCCCCGAGCCTCAGCACATGCAGTGGTACAAGATGGTGGAGGGCAACAACCACCTCTACGAGCTGGATGGCATCACCTCCCGCTTCAGCGTAGAGCGGAAAGACAACTTCATCAACTTGACCATCTTCAGGATAACCTACGAGGACAACGGCATCTACGTGTGCGACAGTAAAAACCTCACGGAGGAGAACAAGCAGGCGCATGCGTGCGGGACCGAGCTCAGAGTCGTGG GTCACAGCAACATCCAGCAGGTCCAGAGCAGAAATACCCTGAAAGACGCTATCATCATCATCCAGTCCATCCTGTTGGTCATCTTCATCAGCGTCCCCATGCTCCTCTTCCTAGATAAA GGTGAAGGCAAGGAGAGCCCCGAGGAGGATCACACCTATGAG GGCCTGGAAGTGGAACAGATGGCCACCTACGAGGACATTACTCCTTTCCGGGATGTGAAGGCGAAATGGATGGTTGGGGAGCATCCAGGCGAGGAGTGA
- the CD79B gene encoding B-cell antigen receptor complex-associated protein beta chain isoform X2, with amino-acid sequence MAAVLKRLWVLQANLWLIALVTGGISAAENSTGNNTSTACPKSRQHPRYVAAKRNMPVHFICYSPEPQHMQWYKMVEGNNHLYELDGITSRFSVERKDNFINLTIFRITYEDNGIYVCDSKNLTEENKQAHACGTELRVVGHSNIQQVQSRNTLKDAIIIIQSILLVIFISVPMLLFLDKGEGKESPEEDHTYEGLEVEQMATYEDITPFRDVKAKWMVGEHPGEE; translated from the exons ATGGCTGCTGTTTTGAAGAGGCTCTGGGTGCTCCAGGCGAACCTCTGGCTGATAGCCCTGGTTACAG GTGGGATCTCAGCAGCCGAAAACAGCACCGGGAACAACACAA GCACGGCGTGCCCCAAGTCCCGCCAGCACCCACGCTACGTGGCGGCCAAGAGGAACATGCCCGTCCACTTCATCTGCTACTCCCCCGAGCCTCAGCACATGCAGTGGTACAAGATGGTGGAGGGCAACAACCACCTCTACGAGCTGGATGGCATCACCTCCCGCTTCAGCGTAGAGCGGAAAGACAACTTCATCAACTTGACCATCTTCAGGATAACCTACGAGGACAACGGCATCTACGTGTGCGACAGTAAAAACCTCACGGAGGAGAACAAGCAGGCGCATGCGTGCGGGACCGAGCTCAGAGTCGTGG GTCACAGCAACATCCAGCAGGTCCAGAGCAGAAATACCCTGAAAGACGCTATCATCATCATCCAGTCCATCCTGTTGGTCATCTTCATCAGCGTCCCCATGCTCCTCTTCCTAGATAAA GGTGAAGGCAAGGAGAGCCCCGAGGAGGATCACACCTATGAG GGCCTGGAAGTGGAACAGATGGCCACCTACGAGGACATTACTCCTTTCCGGGATGTGAAGGCGAAATGGATGGTTGGGGAGCATCCAGGCGAGGAGTGA